The following coding sequences lie in one Gadus morhua chromosome 20, gadMor3.0, whole genome shotgun sequence genomic window:
- the LOC115533075 gene encoding protein mono-ADP-ribosyltransferase PARP14 isoform X6 codes for MAGKTLILEGLTADLDDQIKSKLSSYFQIKRRSGGGEISELYADPTDKRKVVLVYVNDKVRNEVLSRKTHQVDLKGSLGVVTLHVTLPEDVKSEPVLSSEADFVCYDEAKEDAALLRVTSERCRESLEMFFEQCIKDPILRKHGKNTWILQTSNKADMESVCASNLQQYGISVEVYKEKEEDGLVDRRRFVLSGLDDCCSSDTLSMYIHSCSQRAGHSWEAVGGDSIVVTFKEDIDGCQFMTKTFTKRFNNKKIEACRLELTKSVIVQGDMSQISEEFLTLYFSNKMRSGGDIIKSFVHVNQNKSIVITFEDWKVAQSVAERKHTLMKKELVAQLFYPDLQWVLTGQTHLQDNLSTDIAIPVTPDLLRFISCNEIFREELTSALQRVEAMVSFNFDSKHPQLELKMSMNKYSLGLLRHGSSWESNARREVQTHLEKYIVEHIPMKAEVWQAVKGSCPEVNVATALIAYKICSSELVVVGRWEEVETLVKEIKSKMEKARDQLKVVINTIEKEIQLDSKERLDLTLDLVRDELVNLDLSKNNENFTIHLKGLSEKVQTAETRIQEVQDTLTSKKLDSSHNLIPFLQSLDLTKFRNDHFSLDNIVAVVICGKESVSVLAKKGDIDRAENKLKEVIKQEALSISGEYNKETFGEQWKTFYAELKKELESTQNSQNVLIEYSGDKIELCGFRSVVDNVIVKVKGCLENKKVVTEDIPLKTLQEVEFVESFMNLPADPQLKALGVTILPCRSPQSPYLKVTATRDHIKEAIDVVNSHIRTITTTKYMYSKAGEAKILKNNNSLLKMQAKGLSCNLELSEQNITQRFSYDLKGGVTLALAQGNIAKQTSDILICPLVNMSYNNPVAQQFLENGGPEIKNAIDGFEKAKQSFLAGDVIMTNAGTLKSKKLIYAAIPVWGKSNSDLNSTYLVRAVLQSLVKGSNLHCGSLGMPALGCGTFGFPIKDSCEAIMKGINSFIGLGCGSMLTIHLTESDPKTVEGFKSALESLGYHPTDPTKTKIPLIPSSTGVSGDILKAAGQSVVDECKKHGPQAVGNVALTGGGNLNCKHIAHIAGPAKTTASILQVLQLCESKQAATVSVPTIGTGKGGCLPEDSAKAILQGLRQHILCTPLSSLKTIFLVAFVDRTYEIIKKYFNKPRYSKTPRAGIQMMAVPVAPPLNQALVKIKSALVELKQGNITAETVKAIVNSTNEDVNLKNGVSGAIFNAAGSAVEVECAKIRPLRSNDAGVTSGGSLQCDFIIHIVGPKSVEQAVERVKNVLKHCEDKNIPSVSFPAIGTGGGGMKFQDSVFALLSGIEAHFSKHKFSALKQIFLVVDQVKAMKECQQVLLSWTQVTQDMVDDDDSSNDSSGDEDNSGATTAEMLIRPVKVKLLCGDITKEKTDAIVSSTNTSLNLNSGVSGAILSAAGQTVVDECNNLGNQPGDGVVMTKPGNLAAKHIIHMVGQTKSKDIISSMLKVFKMCEDHKIQSVSFPALGTGVGKLCAVDVGNAMVTAVEEHIKMTKTTSLKDVHIVIFQTTMFQDFRKSLKKSKISASQGGSVAPTQQPSMCLAGACRDVSFPKVEVEVLGCCSSDLANVKKLVDDLVTKEWKLHQISSPYLALLLPSEKQAIVALSRSLQVCVSVSAPDKATVSGKEADVLTMVLQIEKDLQKAKERATRQEEEKRLWKTVRWEVCDREAWAELDPSVSIDLEHALHKKEQLISYTLQNQTYTVNLDKLERTDRNGTIARIKRTLKAGSEIAVIEPPPKWDRMDNKTLDIVDLSPTSEQYKKVQANFLQTSKDPTTATPATFTVVKIQRIQSKDQWQRYALQKQVLDEKYPHNKNEMDLYHGTTAEICRKVNSNGFNRSFCGRNATLYGNGTYFAKQSWYSCNDKYSNPDAQGLKYMYQARVLVGKPCLGTPGMVEPAPLDPNNPYSGLHDCAVNNVQNPFIYVVFSDAGAYPDYLISYKASL; via the exons ATGGCAGGGAAAACTCTTATTCTGGAGGGTCTAACTGCCGACTTGGAcgatcaaatcaaatcaaagttATCATCGTACTTCCAAATCAAGAGGCGATCTGGAGGAGGCGAGATATCAGAACTCTACGCAGATCCAACCGATAAAAGAAAAGTTGTACTGGTCTATGTCAATGACAAAG TTCGAAACGAAGTTTTGTCGAGAAAGACTCATCAAGTTGATCTCAAAGGGTCACTGGGGGTAGTAACACTGCACGTTACACTGCCAGAGGATGTCAAGTCAGAG CCCGTGTTATCTTCTGAAGCAG ACTTCGTCTGCTATGACGAGGCAAAGGAAGACGCGGCACTACTGCGTGTCACCAGTGAGCGCTGCCGGGAGTCCCTCGAGATGTTCTTTGAACAGTGTATCAAAGATCCTATTCTTAGAAAACATGGGAAAAACACATGGATCCTACAAACGTCCAATAAAGCAG ATATGGAAAGTGTATGTGCCAGCAATCTGCAGCAGTATGGCATATCGGTGGAGGTGtacaaggagaaggaggaggatggctTGGTGGACAGACGGCGGTTTGTCCTCAGCGGCTTGGACGACTGCTGCTCCTCCGACACCCTCTCCATGTACATCCACAGCTGCAGCCAACGGGCGGGGCACAGCTGGGAGGCTGTGGGTGGAGACAGCATCGTGGTCACCTTCAAAGAGGACATAG atGGGTGCCAATTCATGACAAAAACTTTCACCAAGAGGTTTAACAACAAAAAGATTGAGGCCTGTCGTTTGGAACTGACCAAATCTGTTATTGTACAAGGAGACATGAGTCAAATTTCTGAAGAATTCCTTACACTGTATTTCTCCAACAAAATGAGGAGTGGAGGGGACATAATTAAGTCTTTTGTCCATgtcaaccaaaacaaaagcattGTAATTACCTTTGAAGACTGGAAGG TTGCTCAGAGTGTAGCtgaacgcaaacacactctGATGAAAAAGGAACTTGTGGCACAACTCTTCTACCCTGACCTCCAGTGGGTTTTGACAGGACAAACACACCTCCAGGACAATTTATCAACTGATATTGCCATCCCAGTCACACCTGACCTCCTGAGATTTATCAGTTGCAATGAGATCTTTCGAGAAGAGCTCACGTCTGCGCTTCAAAGGGTCGAGGCAATGGTTTCCTTCAACTTTGACTCCAAACACCCACAATTGGAGCTGAAGATGTCAATGAACAAGTATTCATTGGGTCTTCTCCGGCATGGCTCCTCCTGGGAGAGTAATGCTCGAAGAGAGGTTCAGACCCACTTGGAGAAGTACATTGTGGAGCACATCCCAATGAAGGCTGAGGTCTGGCAGGCAGTTAAGGGTAGTTGTCCCGAAGTCAATGTTGCTACCGCCCTCATCGCCTATAAAATCTGCTCCTCAGAGTTAGTGGTTGTCGGGAGATGGGAGGAAGTAGAGACACTTGTGAAGGAGATCAAGAGCAAGATGGAAAAGGCCAGAGATCAGCTCAAAGTAGTGATAAACACCATAGAGAAAGAGATCCAACTCGACTCCAAAGAAAGGTTAGATCTCACGTTAGATCTTGTTAGGGATGAATTGGTGAATTTGGACCTATCCAAAAATAATGAAAACTTTACCATACATCTTAAGGGGCTCAGTGAAAAGGTGCAAACGGCAGAAACCCGAATCCAAGAAGTCCAAGATACTTTGACTTCCAAAAAGCTTGATTCTTCCCATAACCTTATACCGTTTTTGCAGTCCCTTGACTTAACGAAGTTCCGAAATGATCACTTTTCTCTGGACAACATTGTCGCTGTTGTGATCTGTGGCAAGGAGTCTGTCTCAGTTCTCGCTAAGAAGGGCGACATTGACAGGGCCGAAAATAAACTCAAGGAGGTAATCAAGCAAGAAGCTCTTTCTATTTCCGGGGAGTACAACAAGGAAACCTTTGGTGAGCAATGGAAAACTTTTTACGCGGAACTCAAAAAGGAACTTGAATCTACTCAGAACTCGCAAAATGTTCTCATTGAATATTCAGGGGACAAAATTGAATTATGTGGATTCCGTTCTGTGGTCGACAATGTCATTGTCAAGGTTAAGGGATGTCTTGAGAACAAGAAAGTAGTGACAGAAGACATCCCTCTGAAAACGCTGCAGGAGGTTGAATTTGTTGAGTCTTTCATGAATCTCCCAGCGGATCCTCAGCTCAAAGCCTTGGGGGTCACCATTTTGCCCTGCCGATCTCCACAATCTCCATATCTCAAAGTCACAGCTACACGTGATCATATCAAAGAAGCCATAGATGTGGTGAATAGTCACATCAGAACAATAACAACCACAAAGTACATGTACTCAAAAGCTGGTGAGGCAAAGATCCTGAAAAATAACAACTCTTTACTCAAGATGCAGGCGAAAGGCTTGAGCTGTAACCTTGAACTATCAGAACAGAATATCACTCAGCGGTTCAGCTATGATCTCAAGGGTGGTGTGACATTGGCACTTGCTCAGGGTAATATTGCCAAACAGACCTCAGACATTTTGATTTGTCCACTGGTCAACATGTCCTATAACAATCCTGTTGCACAGCAATTCCTAGAAAACGGAGGACCCGAGATTAAAAATGCTATCGATGGATTTGAGAAGGCGAAGCAGAGTTTTTTGGCCGGAGATGTGATCATGACCAATGCGGGCACTCTAAAATCCAAAAAGCTCATATATGCAGCAATCCCAGTTTGGGGAAAAAGTAATTCAGATCTGAATTCTACGTACCTTGTGAGAGCAGTCTTACAAAGTCTTGTGAAGGGTTCCAACCTCCATTGTGGCTCATTGGGCATGCCAGCACTAGGATGTGGAACCTTTGGGTTTCCGATAAAAGACAGCTGTGAAGCAATAATGAAGGGGATAAATAGCTTCATTGGTTTGGGTTGTGGATCAATGCTGACCATTCATCTGACTGAGTCTGATCCCAAAACAGTTGAAGGATTTAAATCTGCCCTTGAAAGCTTG GGTTACCATCCAACAGATCCCACCAAAACCAAGATACCACTCATTCCTTCCTCAACAG GTGTGTCTGGGGACATCCTTAAGGCAGCTGGACAATCTGTGGTGGATGAATGCAAAAAACATG GTCCCCAGGCTGTTGGCAATGTTGCGCTCACGGGTGGTGGAAACCTGAACTGTAAACATATCGCTCATATTGCCGGACCTGCAAAGACAACTGCATCTATACTCCAGGTTCTTCAGCTGTGTGAAAGCAAGCAAGCTGCCACTGTGTCTGTTCCTACCATTGGCACAG GAAAAGGTGGCTGTCTCCCTGAGGATTCTGCGAAGGCCATTCTACAGGGCTTGAGACAACATATATTATGCACTCCCTTATCAAGCCTTAAAACGATCTTTTTAGTGGCCTTTGTAGACCGGACTTATGAAATCATAAAGAAGTATTTCAATAAGCCGAGATATAGTAAAACCCCAAGGGCCGGCATACAA ATGATGGCTGTACCGGTTGCACCACCTCTGAATCAAG CTCTAGTTAAGATCAAGAGTGCCTTGGTTGAACTGAAGCAAGGAAACATAACTGCAGAAACTGTGAAAGCCATTGTCAACAGTACAAATGAGGATGTGAACTTAAAAAATG GTGTGTCTGGGGCCATTTTTAATGCTGCTGGATCTGCAGTTGAAGTTGAGTGCGCCAAAATTC GACCCCTGAGGAGCAACGATGCAGGAGTGACCAGCGGAGGAAGCCTTCAGTGTGACTTCATCATCCACATAGTAGGCCCGAAAAGTGTGGAGCAGGCTGTTGAGCGTGTGAAGAATGTGCTGAAGCACTGTGAGGATAAAAATATCCCCTCCGTGTCATTCCCTGCGATTGGAACTG GCGGGGGTGGAATGAAATTCCAAGATTCTGTTTTTGCTCTGCTGTCTGGCATTGAAGCCCATTTTTCAAAGCATAAATTCAGTGCTCTGAAGCAGATCTTCCTAGTGGTTGACCAGGTCAAGGCCATGAAAGAGTGTCAGCAGGTCCTCCTTTCCTGGACACAGGTGACACAA GATATGGTTGATGATGACGACAGCAGTAATGACTCTTCCGGTGACGAAGATAACTCAGGAG CTACCACTGCTGAAATGTTGATCAGGCCGGTGAAAGTGAAACTGCTTTGTGGTGACATAACAAAGGAAAAAACGGATGCTATCGTCAGTAGTACCAACACTAGCCTGAATCTCAATTCAG GTGTGTCAGGAGCTATTCTCAGTGCAGCTGGACAAACAGTGgttgatgaatgcaacaatttaG GTAATCAACCTGGTGATGGTGTGGTCATGACCAAACCTGGCAACCTTGCAGCAAAACACATCATTCACATGGTGGGCCAGACCAAGTCGAAAGACATTATCAGCTCCATGCTCAAGGTCTTCAAGATGTGCGAGGACCATAAAATCCAGTCGGTTTCCTTTCCAGCACTTGGCACAG GTGTTGGAAAACTGTGTGCTGTGGATGTTGGCAATGCAATGGTCACTGCAGTAGAAGAACACAtaaaaatgaccaaaacaaCGTCCCTTAAGGATGTTCATATAGTGATTTTCCAAACAACCATGTTCCAGGATTTTCGGAAGAGCTTGAAGAAAT CAAAAATAAGTGCCTCCCAGGGAGGATCTGTGGCCCCTACCCAGCAGCCTTCCATGTGTCTGGCAGGTGCCTGCAGGGATGTGTCCTTCCCCAAAGTGGAGGTTGAGGTTCTTGGCTGCTGTTCGAGTGACCTGGCAAACGTCAAAAAACTTGTGGATGACCTGGTGACGAAAGAGTGGAAGCTGCACCAGATCAGCTCCCCCTacctggccctcctcctcccctcagagAAACAGGCCATCGTGGCTCTCAGCCGGAGCCTCCaggtgtgcgtcagtgtgtcaGCCCCGGACAAGGCCACCGTGTCTGGGAAGGAGGCCGACGTCCTGACCATGGTTCTCCAGATCGAGAAGGATCTGCAAAAGGCCAAGGAGCGTGCGACCCGGcaggaagaagagaagaggcTGTGGAAGACGGTGCGCTGGGAGGTCTGCGACAGGGAGGCCTGGGCAGAACTGGACCCCTCTGTCAGTATAGATCTTGAGCACGCCCTGCATAAGAAAGAGCAGCTCATCAGCTACACCCTGCAGAACCAGACCTACACTGTGAACCTGGATAAACTGGAGCGGACCGACAGGAATGGAACCATCGCTAGAATAAAGAGGACCCTGAAGGCTGGTTCTGAAATAG CTGTCATAGAGCCACCACCAAAATGGGATAGGATGGATAACAAGACTCTGGACATAGTGGATCTGTCTCCAACCTCTGAACAGTACAAAAAGGTTCAGGCAAATTTCCTGCAAACATCCAAAGATCCCACTACGGCCACCCCTGCAACATTTACAGTGGTTAAG ATCCAGAGGATTCAGAGCAAAGACCAATGGCAGAGATACGCTTTGCAAAAACAGGTGCTTGATGAGAAATATCCCCATAACAAGAATGAGATGGACCTTTACCACGGCACTACAGCTGAGATCTGCCGAAAGGTCAACAGCAATGGCTTCAACAGAAGCTTCTGTGGAAGAAACG ccacTCTGTACGGCAACGGAACCTATTTTGCCAAGCAATCCTGGTACTCGTGCAACGACAAATACTCTAACCCGGACGCCCAGGGGCTGAAGTACATGTACCAGGCTCGGGTGCTGGTGGGGAAGCCCTGCCTGGGGACTCCTGGCATGGTGGAGCCGGCCCCCCTGGACCCCAATAACCCCTACTCCGGCCTCCACGACTGTGCAGTAAATAACGTCCAGAACCCCTTCATTTATGTGGTGTTCAGCGATGCAGGGGCATACCCCGATTACCTCATCAGCTACAAGGCTTCTttataa